A single window of Vigna unguiculata cultivar IT97K-499-35 chromosome 1, ASM411807v1, whole genome shotgun sequence DNA harbors:
- the LOC114195196 gene encoding DNA gyrase subunit B, chloroplastic/mitochondrial-like has protein sequence MAQVLLYRPPLLRFMASRFFIHSSFHTRFSSLPPSTLTKTRTSFHLRKFLVPCSVSIAATPRAFMSSVPTTEAFQKSESSTAYGSDQIQVLEGLDPVRKRPGMYIGSTGPRGLHHLVYEILDNAVDEAQGGFASRIDVVLLADGSVSITDNGRGIPTDLHPVTNKSALETVLTVLHAGGKFGGANSGYSVSGGLHGVGLSVVNALSESLEITVWRDGMEYTQKYSRGKPVTILKCLVLPDERKDHRGTRVRFWPDKEVFTTAIEFDYNTIAGRIRELAFLNPKLTITLQKEDNDPDKAQYNKYFYAGGLVEYVQWLNADKKALHDVLSFRKETDGIAVDIAFQWCADAYSDTILGYANSIRTIDGGTHIEAMKASITRTLNGLGKKSKVIKDKDITLSGEHVREGLTCVVSVKVPNPEFEGQTKTRLGNPEVRKVVEQSIHDYLTEYLELHPDVLDLILSKALNAFKAALAAKRARELVRQKSVLRSSSLPGKLADCSSSNPEECEIFIVEGDSAGGSAKQGRDRRFQAILPLRGKILNIERRDEAAMYKNEEIQNLILGLGLGVKGEDFKKDALRYHKIIILTDADVDGAHIRTLLLTFFFRYQKALFDEGCIYVGVPPLYKVVRGKQVHYCYDEADLKKLQRSFPPNASYNMQRFKGLGEMMPLQLWETTMDPERRLLKQLKVDDAAEASVVFSSLMGTQVDIRKELIRNSASMIDLHKLDI, from the exons ATGGCGCAAGTTCTTCTCTATCGTCCTCCTCTGCTTCGCTTCATGGCTTCTCGCTTCTTCATCCACTCTTCCTTCCATACGCGTTTTTCTTCTCTCCCTCCTTCTACTCTCACCAAAACCAG GACGAGTTTTCATCTGAGGAAATTTTTGGTTCCCTGCTCGGTTTCAATAGCGGCTACTCCAAGGGCGTTTATGTCTTCTGTCCCTACCACTGAAGCTTTTCAGAAAAGTGAAAGTTCCACCGCTTATGGTTCTGATCAAATTCAG GTGCTGGAAGGCTTGGACCCTGTGCGGAAAAGGCCCGGGATGTACATTGGAAGCACCGGCCCTCGAGGGCTGCACCATTTG GTGTATGAAATTTTGGACAATGCTGTTGATGAAGCTCAAGGTGGGTTTGCTTCCAGGATTGATGTTGTTTTGCTTGCAGATGGTTCTGTGAGCATCACTGACAATGGTCGTGGG ATTCCTACTGACTTGCATCCAGTTACAAATAAATCTGCCTTGGAGACAGTGTTGACG GTCTTGCACGCTGGTGGAAAATTTGGTGGTGCCAACAGTGGGTACTCTGTTTCAGGAGGTTTGCACGGTGTTGGTTTGTCTGTTGTTAATGCCTTGTCTGAG TCACTAGAGATAACAGTTTGGCGTGATGGAATGGAATACACACAAAAATATTCTCGTGGAAAGCCAGTGACAATTCTAAAATGCCTCGTGCTTCCAGATGAAAGGAAAGATCATCGAGGGACACGCGTTAGATTTTGGCCTGACAAAGAAG TTTTCACCACTGCTATTGAGTTTGATTATAACACAATAGCTGGACGGATTAGGGAGTTAGCTTTCCTCAACCCAAAG CTTACAATCACTCTTCAGAAAGAGGATAATGATCCAGATAAAGCtcaatataacaaatatttttatgctGGGGGGTTGGTCGAATATGTGCAATGGCTCAATGCAGATAAG AAAGCTCTTCATGACGTTCTGAGTTTTAGAAAAGAAACTGATGGCATCGCAGTTGATATAGCTTTTCAATG GTGTGCAGATGCATACTCAGATACAATACTGGGATATGCTAATAGTATACGCACTATTGATGGTGGCACTCATATTGAGGCCATGAAGGCTTCTATAACAAGAACGCTGAATGGTCTAGGAAAGAAGTCAAAAGTTATTAAG GATAAGGATATTACTTTAAGTGGCGAGCATGTTAGAGAGGGTCTAACATGTGTTGTCTCAGTCAAGGTCCCAAACCCCGAGTTTGAAGGACAAACAAAG ACAAGGTTAGGAAATCCAGAGGTACGAAAAGTGGTTGAACAATCTATTCATGACTATCTTACTGAGTATTTAGAATTGCATCCAGATGTGCTTGATTTAATACTTTCTAAAGCTCTTAATGCTTTTAAG GCAGCTCTGGCAGCAAAAAGAGCGAGAGAATTGGTGAGACAAAAGAGTGTATTGAGATCTTCATCTCTTCCGGGAAAACTAGCTGATTGTTCATCTTCAAATCCTGAAGAATGTG AAATCTTTATAGTTGAAGGTGATTCAGCTGGAGGAAGTGCTAAGCAAGGGCGTGACAGGCGCTTCCAG GCCATTCTCCCGCTGAGGGGTAAGATTCTGAATATTGAAAGGAGGGATGAAGCAGCAATGTACAAAAATGAAGAGATCCAAAATTTAATTCTCGGGCTTGGTCTTGGTGtgaag GGAGAGGATTTCAAAAAGGATGCACTCCGGTAtcataagattattattttgaCTGATGCTGACGTGGATGGTGCTCACATACGAACTTTGCTACTGACATTTTTCTTCAGATATCAG AAAGCTTTGTTTGATGAAGGTTGTATTTATGTTGGTGTTCCACCATTGTACAAG GTTGTCCGGGGAAAACAAGTGCACTATTGCTATGATGAGGCTGACCTTAAAAAGCTTCAAAGATCATTCCCTCCTAATGCATCATACAACATGCAAAGGTTCAAAG GGTTGGGAGAGATGATGCCTTTACAACTATGGGAAACAACCATGGATCCAGAACGGAGGTTACTGAAGCAATTAAAAGTTGATGATGCAGCAGAAGCAAGTGTTGTTTTTTCCTCTCTTATGGGTACTCAG GTGGATATTCGGAAGGAACTCATAAGAAATTCTGCAAGCATGATTGATCTTCATAAGCTAGACATTTGA